The Punica granatum isolate Tunisia-2019 chromosome 4, ASM765513v2, whole genome shotgun sequence genome has a window encoding:
- the LOC116202246 gene encoding potassium transporter 7 isoform X4, which produces MVEEGGSDVIVRAASVDSMESRWVFQDSEEEEGEEEEEDDDDEPQQRQGGVPDYDDSAEQKLIRTGPRVDSFDVEALEVPGAQRNDYEDFSFGKQIVLAFQTLGVVFGDVGTSPLYTFSVMFTKAPINGNEDVLGALSLVIYTLVLIPVVKYVLVVLWANDDGEGGTFALYSLICRHAKVSLLPNQLPSDARISNFKLKVPSPELERSLKIKERLETSLMLKKLLLMLVLAGTSMVIADGVVTPVMSVMSAVGGLKVGVAPIDRENVMMISVAFLIVLFSVQKFGTSKLGLVVGPALFIWFCSLAGVGIYNLIKYDSCVWRAFNPIHIYYFFKRNSTKAWHALGGCLLCATGSEAMFADLCYFSVGSIQLTFVFLVLPCLLLGYLGQAAYLIENHTDYEQVFFSSIPSGVFWPVLLIANVAALIASRAMTTATFSCIKQSTALGCFPRLKIIHTSQKFMGQIYIPVMNWFLMVVCLVFVCTISSITEIGNAYGIAELVVMMMTTVLVTIVMLLIWQINIIVVLSFVAVFIGIELTFFSSVLWSVGDGSWIILVFAAVIFLIMYIWNYGSNLKYQTEVKQKLSMDLLRELGSNLGTVRAPGIGLMYNELVKGVPAIFGHFLTTLPAVHSMIIIVCIKYVPVPMVPQGERFLFRRVCPKSYHIFRCIARRNDLLLMKKHVLEDNILFLVHESCDLYVGPNLNAYSDTGTRMSGKRTTRHLSNY; this is translated from the exons ATGGTGGAGGAAGGCGGATCGGACGTGATCGTCAGGGCGGCGTCTGTGGACTCGATGGAATCTCGCTGGGTGTTCCAGGACtccgaggaggaggagggggaggaggaggaggaggatgatgatgacgaGCCGCAGCAGCGGCAAGGAGGAGTGCCTGACTATGATGACTCCGCCGAGCAGAAGTTGATCCGGACCGGGCCGCGTGTAGATTCCTTCGACGTCGAGGCTCTTGAGGTCCCCGGCGCTCAGCGTAATGATTATGAG GATTTTAGCTTTGGCAAACAAATTGTGCTTGCATTTCAGACGCTTGGTGTTGTCTTTGGTGATGTTGGGACCAGTCCACTTTATACTTTTAGTGTGATGTTCACTAAAGCGCCCATAAATGGAAATGAAGATGTCCTCGGCGCATTGTCTCTTGTTATATACACATTAGTTCTGATCCCTGTTGTCAAGTATGTCCTTGTGGTTTTGTGGGCGAATGATGATGGTGAAG GTGGTACTTTTGCATTGTACTCGTTGATTTGTAGGCATGCGAAGGTCAGTCTTCTCCCGAATCAGCTGCCATCAGATGCTCGGATATCAAACTTCAAACTGAAGGTGCCGTCTCCTGAACTTGAGAGATCATTGAAGATCAAGGAAAGACTTGAAACATCACTGATGTTGAAAAAGCTGCTTCTTATGTTAGTTCTTGCTGGAACTTCCATGGTGATAGCTGATGGGGTTGTTACGCCAGTGATGTCAG TCATGTCAGCTGTTGGTGGCTTAAAGGTTGGGGTTGCCCCCATTGATCGAG AGAACGTGATGATGATTTCAGTTGCGTTTCTTATAGTTTTATTTAGTGTACAGAAGTTTGGAACAAGTAAACTGGGACTTGTTGTGGGACCTGCTTTGTTTATATGGTTTTGTTCCCTTGCCGGTGTTGGAATTTACAATCTCATCAAATATGATAGCTGTGTATGGAGGGCATTTAATCCCATTCACatctattacttttttaagAGAAATTCGACTAAGGCTTGGCATGCCCTCGGTGGGTGTCTTCTATGTGCAACAG GTTCGGAGGCAATGTTTGCTGATCTTTGCTACTTTTCAGTAGGTTCAATTCAG CTTACGTTTGTATTTCTTGTACTGCCTTGCCTTCTTTTGGGTTACTTGGGGCAGGCTGCTTACCTCATTGAAAATCATACTGATTATGAGCAAGTGTTCTTCTCCTCCATCCCAA GTGGCGTTTTCTGGCCCGTCCTACTTATTGCTAATGTGGCTGCACTCATTGCCAGCCGTGCAATGACAACAGCCACATTTTCATGCATCAAACAGTCAACGGCACTTGGATGTTTTCCTCGCCTTAAAATCATCCACACGTCTCAGAAATTCATGGGTCAGATATATATACCCGTCATGAATTGGTTTCTAATGGTAGTTTGTTTGGTCTTTGTCTGCACAATTTCAAGCATTACGGAGATCGGCAATGCCTATG GAATTGCTGAGCTGgtagtgatgatgatgacaaCAGTACTGGTAACTATTGTGATGCTTCTGATTTGGCAAATAAACATCATTGTCGTGCTGAGCTTTGTGGCCGTTTTCATTGGGATAGAATTGACTTTCTTCTCATCAGTTTTATGGAGTGTGGGAGATGGAAGTTGGATAATTTTGGTCTTTGCCGCTGTCATATTCCTCATTATGTACATATGGAACTACGGTAGTAATCTGAAGTATCAAACTGAAGTCAAGCAGAAATTGTCTATGGATTTGCTAAGGGAACTGGGTAGCAATCTTGGGACTGTGAGAGCTCCTGGGATTGGCCTAATGTACAATGAACTAGTGAAGGGTGTACCTGCTATTTTCGGACATTTCCTTACTACGCTACCTGCAGTCCACTCCATGATCATCATCGTGTGTATTAAGTATGTCCCAGTTCCTATGGTACCGCAGGGCGAGCGGTTTCTTTTCCGGAGAGTCTGCCCGAAAAGCTATCACATATTTCGATGCATTGCCAG GAGGAATGACCTACTGCTCATGAAGAAACATGTTCTTGAAGataacattttatttcttgtACATGAAAGCTGTGACTTATATGTTGGGCCTAATTTAAATGCTTATTCAGATACGGGTACAAGGATGTCAGGAAAGAGAACCACCAGGCATTTGAGCAACTACTGA